In Tursiops truncatus isolate mTurTru1 chromosome 19, mTurTru1.mat.Y, whole genome shotgun sequence, a genomic segment contains:
- the LOC101323115 gene encoding haptoglobin has product MSALQAVVALLLCGQLFAVQTSETTTATDDSCLKPPEIANGYLEHLVRYRCKTYYKLRTGDGVYTLNTEKQWINKDLGEQLPECEAVCGKPKHPAVQVQRIIGGSLDAKGSFPWQAKMVSRNNLTSGATLINEQWLLTTAKNLFLGHDNTTKAKDIAPTLRLYVGRKQLVEIEKVLLHPDYSEVDIGLIKLREKVPIDETVMPICLPSKDYVEAGRVGYVSGWGQNANLVFTEHLKYIMLPVADQDKCVQHYEGSTVPEKKTPKSPVGVQPILNEHTFCAGLSKYQEDTCYGDAGSAFAIHDEADDTWYAAGILSFDKSCATAEYGVYVKVSSTLDWVQKTIADN; this is encoded by the exons TGCCCTGCAAGCTGTTGTCGCCCTCCTGCTCTGCGGGCAGCTTTTCGCGGTGCAAACCAGCGAAACCACAACTGCCACAG ATGACAGCTGCTTAAAGCCCCCCGAGATTGCCAATGGCTACCTGGAACACTTGGTTCGCTATCGGTGTAAAACCTACTACAAACTACGCACTGGAGATG gaGTGTACACCTTAAACACGGAGAAGCAGTGGATAAATAAGGACCTTGGAGAGCAACTCCCTGAGTGCGAAGCAG TATGCGGAAAGCCCAAGCATCCAGCGGTTCAGGTGCAAAGGATCATCGGCGGCTCACTGGATGCCAAAGGCAGCTTTCCCTGGCAGGCTAAGATGGTGTCCCGCAATAATCTCACCTCGGGGGCCACGCTGATCAATGAACAATGGCTGCTGACCACAGCTAAAAATCTCTTCTTGGGTCATGACaatacaacaaaagcaaaagacatTGCTCCTACTTTAAGACTCTATGTGGGGAGAAAGCAGCTTGTGGAGATTGAGAAGGTGCTTCTCCACCCTGACTACTCCGAGGTAGACATTGGGCTCATCAAACTCAGAGAGAAGGTGCCCATTGATGAGACAGTAATGCCCATCTGCCTACCTTCAAAAGATTACGTGGAAGCGGGGCGTGTGGGTTACGTGTCTGGCTGGGGGCAAAATGCCAACTTAGTTTTTACTGAGCATCTGAAGTACATCATGCTGCCAGTGGCTGACCAAGACAAGTGTGTACAGCACTACGAAGGCAGCACAGTACCCGAAAAGAAGACACCAAAGAGCCCTGTGGGGGTGCAGCCGATACTGAATGAGCACACCTTCTGTGCTGGCTTGTCCAAGTACCAGGAAGACACCTGCTATGGCGATGCCGGCAGCGCCTTTGCAATTCACGACGAGGCTGACGACACCTGGTATGCGGCTGGGATCCTGAGCTTTGACAAGAGCTGTGCTACTGCCGAGTACGGTGTGTATGTGAAGGTGTCCTCCACTCTGGACTGGGTTCAGAAAACCATAGCTGACAACTAA